The window ttcaaattcgctgccttgtgttcacgttctctgaAAACCTTGagaattggtaatttcacgtcgtagatttgcagaaaacttaaaacgtgaaagaaatgtacaaaaatgaaaaatgcacgtgcagagcgtgcaaagctattgtttttgctcattaaatatgcataatttgtgacgttttcgttgccgtcgcgtcgtagatcttaaactccctaatattatCTTAGctgtttctgtattcatacacttattaattcagtctcaatattacaacatagtaagggaacaaagaactgtactatgcacttaccggtactggAACTCGCACCCTCCAGATTTGTAGTACTGTGTCTTCACAACGACACTATAACAACGGACGTGCTCaatccaacacagttcttttcattatttacttttctatgattggtcaattaatatCTATGTATAACAACCAAAaataatcctaacctgacccgaATTTTTCTtcaggcttaatttaggctccagtttcttcaatccatctgagagcgtattcaacctaggtaaaaagaggatcaccaatttaacctagttTAAAACGaattcaacctgaaaacggattttaccggcaacatacaTACCAAATATTGAATTATATTACATATCTTATAAAAATAGATTCCGGCGTCAATTTCGATGCAAAAATCATAACTTCTTCTTCGAAAAATGTATCACTAAAATCATGCAACGTTTGCAATCATTAAGCAACTGTGCCCAGGCCCAGCTCGTGTCATGGCAATCAGCACCCTTAATCATTTGCCAATGAAAAGTAGTTTGACCGGGACATACAAATTAAAGATctattatttttaattgttgTATTTCCTTTCTTTATATCATTTTTGGATAGATTTCTATCAGTTCATTGCCATCATGTAAACTGATTCACCAGTACTGAATCAAAAGAATGTCACACCTCATCGAGAGGATGGCCTCATATTCTCAGTCTAGCGTGCTCTAGCAAAATAGAGTCGTTATTGTAATATTCTCATTATGGGATATGGCAAGCCAGTTTTTTTAATCGACTTCAAACCAGGAGAATAAGAGAAAGATTAAGAAGGGCTAAACTATGTCAATCATTGAAGATCGAAACTTTGGAGGTGAAAATTTTCAATTGAAAATTGCGAGCAATACACCACCACATATAGGTCAATTAACCACTGCTAACCTTGCAAATCCTGACAGAGATTTTTACGACACACCCCACTGTGTTGAGCTAATGCTAACTGACGTTTTTGACAAACGCTTTCCTTTCTTTACCATTTATttgcgctttttttttttgctagtgGTATTGATCAGGTTGAGGCACAGCTTGGTTccaaacatcaacaaaaattgTTCTTCAATCAACCATTCTCTTAACTTGACGAGAGGTCTAGAAAAGGATATTGGATTAGTGCAAGAATTGGCCTAAGCCGGAAGACACTTGAAAGCATAACTTTGGGCATTTGCTCTCAATCCTTCCAGAGAATCCTTGACTCTTGTTGTACTTACTCGTTAAGATAATATATAGACACAATGAAATTCTGAGAATCTTTTCCTGGCTATAATGCAAACAATATGAGAACGCAAGGCTCGTATCATGTAAGTTCTGAAGATTgatgaaaaaagacaaaacaaatggGAGTCTACTTCGTAAATAAAAAATTCAAGGGGCACTTTACGATCTGCTTAATTTCTCAGAAGAGTATTTTCAAATAAGGATGCATAAACACTGACAAGCTCGTGATATAATAGTAAATGTGTTAATTTAATCAGTAATGGCTGGTAAAGTGTTCTCCTATGTCTAGTGTCGTTTTTTCGGAAAGAATGCTGTACCAATACTGGGCCAATTGAGAAGACTGTCACATAAAGGTTTCCTCAAAATTACGTTTTCCATCGTGCCAAATATATTGATCCGCTTCACTAGTCTTCCACTTAAATTctatattttaattttgcagGACAGGCAAGAGATTCCCGAAATGCCTTGTTGTCAGCCTCATTCTTTTGAGTTGTGCTCTAGGAGGAAGAATGAACAGCAAGTTATGAATTTTAAGCTCCATTGTCTGAGACGTGCGCGAGTTCACGAAACGTCAGACAGATTCCCTTGTCTTTTCTTATCTCCTCCTTGTTTCTCATTATTGTTTTCCGAGACCGGAATCCTtatgttcttataaaaaaaaaagtccacaggaaaaaataacgcACGTACTGAAGTTAAGACGTCACATTTATATTATATAGAACCGACAAGGTCTTGTTTATTATATCGAGGTGAATTCGACAGAATTGAGCATAGGAATTGAGAGATTTCCAGGCAATAAAGCGACGTATTTAAAGTTAGGCAAAAACTTTGGCAATTCAGGGCGTCATTTCctatttattgttattaatttggCACACGCAGTCAtaagtcaggggcacccaacgagaatatagttctaAACCACATAACATCGCTTTGTTAAACATGTTTTCGTATTTAAACGGAATatataggcatattttatcccctaaaaatgtttcatctgttcggatttcctagcttaaagtctagtgatccgaaaattatagggatcaaagcttaccttttcgaaaatttcagccagaaaaaaggctcccgaaaattctaggtgacccttTTAGgctaaaaatccgtttaaaatgggcaattataccattttttagatgttcgaaaatcctaggacaggcaggcaagcaagaaattttacaacaaatgatccgaaaattctagatctcaagtcgtctttcgaacagatatttttcgaaaagtgacgttgggtgcccctgataagtTACAATGCAACAGTGACTGTGCGAGTTTTCACGTACTGTCCATGAAGATTCAATAAAAATACTGGCTAGTTATACTGTACCTTCGATTTCACCATTTATTTTGTGAAGTATAAAATGTTACTTACAGCCACAGCTTGACATTTAAATCTTATTTTATAATAACTGTATTGGCAGATTCGATGGTAAAATTTTTTCGCCAATCATCTATTTAATTTGGGATACTACGTAACCAATCCTCCTTCCCGGCAGGATTCGGAATTTGGGGggcgcagggatggcgcagtggtgagagcgctcgGGTTCGATACCGAGACTCGGCGTCATTTGTGgggtgagtttgttggttccggCTACTCagtctgcaccgagaggtttttttttttccggttaACGTTACTccgtttcccctctcctcaaaaaccaacatttgacttaatttgtgttaattgttaatttcaatttacagtgtcctcaattagtgcttcagcgccagaacgactagacacttaaataaagttcctttccttttataaaGTTCCTTTAAGTTTACAGGTCATCAGACACATAGGAAATAGAATTTATATACATACACGTGTGTGTTAAAAGCCACTGCCTCCAACCCCTTCCCCTTTAGTGCGACGTTATAAATGATGAGACCCTCATATAAACTACAATTCTAGACAAAGTAATTTGGAAATTAAGACCCTTACTCTCCCTCCCCTAAAGCATGATCTCAGTACAGAATAAAACAAGCCAGCATTTTCCAGCATTAGGATAGTATCCTAAGTCCGGTCCGGCCACTGTCCACTCATCCCACCACACCTTGAT of the Montipora capricornis isolate CH-2021 chromosome 7, ASM3666992v2, whole genome shotgun sequence genome contains:
- the LOC138058307 gene encoding uncharacterized protein; translation: MEPKGRNQRCLILIHPQANIPLGIMRSKRLKLSHQLEGQRSSPMDQNHFPETKDRQEIPEMPCCQPHSFELCSRRKNEQQVMNFKLHCLRRARVHETSDRFPCLFLSPPCFSLLFSETGILMFL